The genomic interval TTCCTCACCCCCCTCATTCCTTCCCCTTTACGTTCTTTGCGCTCCTTGCGGTTAATTGTTCTTCCCCTGTCCCCCAGTGCCCCCTGTCCCCCTGTTTTTTTTGTGATTTTTGTGCCTTTTGTGGCCGTCCCGTCCCGTCCCCCATTTCCCCCATTTCCCCTCCTTGCGTTCTTTGTGCTCCTTGCGGTTATCCCATCCGTCCCATCCGTCCGATCCTCCCTCCCCTCATCCCCTAAACCCTAAACCCTACACCCTAAACCCTAAACCCTAAAAAAAGCCCCGCGGAGGCGCTTTCGGCGTTCCCCCGCGGGGCGGCGTTTTCAGTCAGTCTCAGAAATTGATGCGGCAGCCCGCGTACACATAGTCGGCGTCGTCGTCGTCCGAGCCGCCGTTCAGGATGGTGCCGTTCCAGGCGGAGTAGTTGCCCTGCGCCAGGCCGTCACCCGTGAACAGGTGGTCCCACCCGAACTCGAAGACTAGGTCCTCGCTGTAGTGGTACTCGTGGAAGAAGGTCAGCTCCCAGCCGAGGTCCTTGTCGTTGGACCGCGTCCACCAGGTGAACACGGGCATCACGGGCCGGTCAAACTCCTCCAGCGACTCGAAATAGGTCACCGCAAGGATCGAGCGGACCTTCTCGAAGGGGGCGAACATCACGCCCACGCGCCCGAACCACGCGTTGCTCAGGTCGTTCAGCAGATCAACGAACCCCGCCGCGATCTCGTTCGAGAAGAGGCGGTTGAAGTTCACGCTCGCGTTCGGGCGGTACCAGGGGTTCACCCAGTCAACGAAGCTGATGTCGCGGTTGTCCTCGCCGCCATAATACCGGCCCGACACGAAGACGCGCGGCGTCCACACGGTGTCTATCGCGTAGCCCACGTCCAGCTTCGCGCCAAAATTGTCAAAGTCCGCGCTGCGGTCGCCCGCAAGGAACCCGTAGGCGTCCGCCGAACCGAACTGGTACGCCACCTCCGCGTCATAGTCCAGCGCGCCGAAGTGACCCGCGCCGCGCACGCCCACCGTGTTCAGGTGCGTGTCGGCCTTTGCCACGGTGTCGTCGTTCAGCAGCATCCAGTAGGCGTCAAAGGTGTGGCCCTCGACCGCCGTGCAGGAGGCGTACACGCCGTAGAAATCCACGTCGTCCTCGCCGAAGTCGCCAATGGTCTCCTGGAGCTTCGCGGCCCAGGCGTCCACGCTGAACGACTCGCCCGTGTAGGTCAGGCGCAGCGCGTCAAAGGAGATGCCCGTGATGAGGAACGCGAAGTCGCGGGTGCCCACAAGCCACTGGCTGCCGAAAGCCAGCTCCTGGCGGCCCACGCGCAGGCTCAGGGGCGTGCCCCAAAGGTTCTTCGCGTCAATGTACGCCTGGAAAAGCTCCACATCGTCGCCGGTGTTGGCGCGCCCGTCGGCGCCGGTCAGGTAGTTCGAGCGGAAATCCTCGCCCCAAATGTCATAGCTGTCCAGCTCGATGAAGGCCGTCACATCCTCCGTGAAGCTCGCCTTCACATGCAGCCGGGTGCGCTGCTCCACCGCCGAGTAGTCGTTCCCCGAATTGTCCCAGTCCACGATGCTCCCCACGACCGGCGCGAAGGGGCCCCCGATCGGGCGGCGCAGCGTGCTCAGGGGACCGTAATGCACCAGGGGCGCGGGCATCGCGATCATGTTGCTGATGTAGTTGCCCCGGATGCGCAACTGGCCGCCGACTTCCACCTGGCTCAGTTCGGCGACCGCCGGGAGCACCATGCACAGCATGAGCACCCCCGCAATGAACAGACGTCTGTTGGCCATTTCTCCCGTCCTTTCCGTGTGTTGTTGAAGACACCGCCGCACCGCATAATAAGCCTGGTGCGACCCTTGACCGCCGCAACATGTCGCGGCGCGGGTAGCATAAAATGGCGGAAGGTCAAAAATCAAGGGGGGAATTCCGCGCATGCCCCTCAAAAGCCGCAGATTTCCGCGTTTTGGAACCCATTGGCCGATAGGCGTGAGCGCCCCTTCTCCTTCTCCCTCTCCCTCACCCTCACCCTCACCCTCACCCTCTCCCTCTCCCTCTTGCTCTTGCTCTTGCTCTTGCTCTAATCCTGCTTCCGTCCACCCCGTCCACCCCGTCCACTCTGTCCTATCCGTCCACTCTGTCCACCCCGTCCACTCTGTCCTATCCGTCCACTCTGTCCTATCCGTCCTATCCGTCCTATCCGTCCTATCCGTCCTATCCGCCCACCGCGCCAACAGGCTTGACCCTGTCCGAGATTCTACTCGGCGGACTGACTCAGTTCCCCCGCCACGCGGACCACCTGCTCCCGCAGCGCCGCCACGTCCCCGCTGTTGTCCAGCACCCACCGGGCGATGGAACGCTTTTCCTCCGGGTCCCGCTGCGACGCAATCCGGCGCAGGGCGTCCTCCCGGTCCATGCCCCGCAGCGTCGTGAGCCGCGCCAGACGCACCTCCGCCGGGGCGGACACCAGCACCAGCCCGGACAGCGTGGGGGGGACCTTTCCGTCCTCACCCAAAAGCGCGGCCTCCACCAGGCCCGCCGGGACGCCCCGTCCGGCCCATTCCCCGGCCTGGCGCGCGATTTCCGCAAAAATGGCCGGATGGGTCAGGGCGTTCAGGCGCGCCCGCGCGGCGGGGTCGGCGAAGACCCGTTCCGCCAGCGTCGCCCGGTCTATCTGCCCCTCCGCGTCCAGCACCGACGGGCCGAACTCCCGCGCCACCGCGTCCCGCGCCGCGCCGCCCGGAAGCAGCGCCGCGTGGCCAATCTGGTCCGCGTCCAGCACCGGAATGCCCTGTTCCCGGAACAGGCGCGCCGCCTCGGACTTGCCGCTGCCGATGCCCCCCGTGAGACCGTAAAGTTTCATGGCCGCCACCGTTTCCGGGCCGCCGGGGCGGGCGCCGACGGCGTGGCATGAAGCGCCAGGTCCATCTCCCCGGAGAGCTGCAGCGGATGGCGCAGCCGGATGACCGCCTCGTTTCTTCCCCCCGCGGCCCTGACGGCGCTGTCGGACTCCAGGGCATCGCCGTAAAGCGAGCAGGCCGCCGTCACGCCGCGCACCTCCGCGGGAAGGCGCACCACCAGTTCCCGAAGCAGTTGCGGGCTGTCCAGGCTGACGCGCAGCCGCGCCTCATACGTCTCCCCAGCGCCCGACTCGCGGTGCAGCACCCGCCCGAAACAAAGCGGGGTCATCACCGCCGCGGCGCTTTCCCGGTCCCGCTGCTCCGGACGCCTCGGAAACAGGTACAGGCGGCGCAGGGGCGCCGCGTGCAGCAACCCCGCGTCGGCAAGGTGAAAAGCCCACAGCAGGCGCGGGTCGGGCACCGGCGCGCGCTCCGCGCTCCGCACCAGTTCCCGCGTCCAGCCGCCCCCGCCGGGCGGCTCCGCGCCGCACAGCCGCTCCAGGCTGGCCAGGCAGATGAGGGTGTCCGCCGGCGCGGACCCGCCGCGCGCCGCATCCCGCAGCGTCTCCACGCAGCGCGCGACGCGGTCCGCCTGCACCAGGTCGTCCATGCGCAGCATCATCGCGGGCCACAGCCCGCGCAGCACCCCCGCCGGGTCGCCGCCCCGCCCCGCCGAGGGGTCGCGGTAAAGGCCCCGCCCCTCGTCCCAGCAGGCGGCCTCAAAGGCCTCCCGCGCCTTCTGGCAGCGTTCCAGGCACTGCCGCAGCCGGGCGCCGTCCCCCAGGCTTTCCGCCAAATGCGCCGCCGCGCGCAAAGCCGACATCCACAGCGCGCGCTCCGCGCCATGGTCCGGCGGCGGCTCCCGCCCCGCAAGCGCCCCGTCCAACAGCGCGGAGAGGCCCGGCCAAAGCTCCTGCAAATGCGACAGGTTCCCCGTGAACAGATAGTCCCGCCAGGCCACCAGGGCCAGGCCCGCCGCGGTCCGCCAGGTGCGGCCGGCCCACGCTTGCGCCGCGCGGACCCGGTCCAGCGCCGTGGCCGCCTCGAACCGGGGCATGAACAGCGCCAGCGGCAGCGAGCGCAGGAACAGGTTGACCGGCTCCGTTTCACCCGCATCCCCGTCGGACCAGGCGAAAACACCCGACGCGGTCAGCTCGCCCCGCGAGACAAAGCGCCGGACGCACTCCACAAGCCCCTTGGTCAGCCACGGCGAGGGCGCACCGTCGAAAAAGCGCAGATGCCAGTCCACCAGCGCCCCGTGCAGGTACTCCGCGTGGCGCAGCCCGTGGCGGGCCGTCTCCACCGCGTCCCGCCAGAGACGGGTGTAGCCCGGCACCCCGCCGGGGCCGCGCCCAGGAAGCAGGCCCGCGTGCCAGGTGTAAATGAAATGCAGGTGGCACTGCTCCCCCGGCTTCAGCGACACCCGGCAGCACACCGCCCCGCAGGCGCCCCCGCCCCGGTTCATGGACCGGGGAAACTGCCCCTCCAGAGTGCAGGCGTCCCAGAAATCGGCCGCGCTTTCCGGCCTCCCGGGATTCCACACGGCCAGGCTGACCCCCGCCTTCGGCGCGCGCACCGCAAGGCAGGCGTGAAGCCCCTCCTCCCGCTCCGGGCTGAAGAGCAGCCCGTTGCGCGTCGGCCCCGCGCCCTCCTCCTCCGCGGGGCCAAGATGCATCGTGTCCGAATAGTCCACCGTCACCGGAAGGATGCCCCCCCCGCCGGACGCCTCCGGCGGTGCGCCGGGATATCCCATGTTCAGCACGGTCGAGCAGTTTATCTCCTCGCGGGTCGCGTTGCCGAGATGTATCCGAAGCAGCATGGCGGGCATGCACGACGCGTCATGGTCAAAGGGGATAATCGGCGCGTACCAGGTCCACCGCGCCTCCACCGGAGAGGCCGGGTCATTCAGCCGGAACTCGGCGCGGGGGAAAAGGCTGCGGAAGGAAAACATGTTGGACGGAAGCTGACGGGGAGTGCCCGGCCCCGCCGCCGCGTCCCCGCCGCCGCGCGCCGCCTGAAGCACCCGCGCGTAACGGCCCGTGGCCCCCCGCGCGCAAAGGGCCAGAAAACCCTCCCGCATCGGCGCGGGCGCACCCCCGCCCGCCGCCGCATCCTCCGGGAGAATAACCCGCGACCACCGCCCCCCCTCGTCCAGCAGCACATACCCCGACCCCATGCCCCCCAGGGGCACGCCCCGGTGAAGCCCGGATACCGGCGGTGTGTGCTGTGCCATGACGATGGGACACCCCTTGTCTGGTTCCGCGTGGCATGACCGTCCCGGCCATGAAACACCAGGCCCGTCACCATGTCCCGCACACCCATTATTGCAGACTGCCCCCAAGAAAACACAACCCCCCCTCCATCCCGTCCACCTTCACCTTTCTGTGTCCCCTGCGCCCTCTGGGGCCGCCCCATCCCGCCACCCCAATAAATTCTTGCTCTTGCTCTTTATCTTGCTCCTGCTCTAACTCTGTTTCCGCCACCCCTTCCACCCCTTCCACCCCGTCCACCCCGTCCGATCCGTCCGATCCGTCCGATCCGTCCGATCCGTCCTATCCGTCCGATCCGTCCGCTCCTCCCCCCTCTTTCCCCCTTTTTTTTGTGATTTTTGTGCCCTTTGTGGCCCATCCCCCCCGTCCCTCTTTCCCCTTTTAACCTCCATTCGTTCCTTGCGTTCCTTGCGGTTATTTGGTCTTCCCCTGTCCCTCCCTCCCCTGTCTTCCTCCTTCTCCCGTCCCGGCGCAATTGACATGCGCCGTGCCTTTCCTGTGAAATGAACCGGTTGCCCGCACACCACGGAGGAATGTGACATGCGCGCCTGCTTCCACTTTTCCGCCCTGCTGCTTCTGGCGGCCGCCGCCGCCGCGGCCCCCCTGATGACCCTGAACGACCTCATGCCCCCGGAGGTCTTCCCGGACCCGCAGTTCGGCATGCGCGTCGAGTCGGTCAACGCGGAGCCCGCCGCAATCACCGTGACCACCACGGGCGCGGTCGTTGTGCTGGACCCCGCCGCGGGCACCGTCACCCTGCACCAGCGGATTGGCGCGGAGCGCCCCCTGGCCGTGTTCTCCTTTGGCGGCCCCCTCTCCGGCTGCGACGTGACCCATGACGGGCCGGGCTTCGCCCGCATCACCATGGACTCCCCCCGCGCCACCCTGCGCGTCAACGGCGACTCCCTCTGCCTTATCCAACGGCACGACCCCGGCGCGGTCTCCATCAAAAGACTCATCGAGCCGGGCTGGCACAACACCTGGGAGGGCAACCACCTGGTCGCGGACGAGCTGGGCGCATTTGCACTGTACTCCACGGACCACACCGTGAAGGACGCCTTTGACCCGTATGGCGAAACCCTCGCCGTGTACCCCCTCGCGGCGGACGGCGTCCTCGGCGTGGGCGTCTGCCCGCCCCGCCCCTACGACTGGGAGAAGTCCCTCAACCAGCAGGTGCTCTGGCACTGGTCGGCGGACCACGGCTACCCCACGGACGAGGAGCTGAAAACCTGGGCGCCCCACGGCAACATGGTCCTCCTCCAGTCCGAGGTCCTCCTCTGGAAGGACTGGAACCTCGACTTCGTGCCCCGGCTCGGCATGGCCGAGTTCGACCGGGTCCGGAACACCATCCACGGCCTCGGCATGCCCTTCATCGTCTACACCAGCCCCTACTTCTTCCTCAAGGGCACCGCCCAGGAGTCCAGGGCCGAAAACCAGACCCCCGGCGTCTGCCCCGGCGAGGTGAAGGACGGCGAGAACATGCCCCTCTTCCTCGACGCCATACGCCGGGTGATGCGCGACCTCAAGCCCGACGGGCTCTACTTCGACGGGCAGTACAACATGAACCCCGCCGCCCTCTACGCCCTGGCCAGGCACAGCCGCGAAATCATCGGCGACGGCGGCCTCCTCGAATGGCACTCCACCGCCGCCCTCGGGCCCTGGAACAGCCGCATGTTCATGCCCCACGCAGACGCCTACACGGACTACCAGCTCCGGGGAGAGGCCGCCGAGTACTGGTACGACGACTTCGAGTACCTCCGCTTCTTCGTGTCGGGATACAACATCAGCAACAGCATCGGCGTCCTGTGCAACAACATGAGCCAGGACACCCCGCAGACGCTGCTCGACACGCTCCTCGCCGTCAACGGCCGCATACACACCCGCGTCGAGAACCCCGTCGTCCGCGAACAGATGCGGGAACGCTACCGGCCCCGCCTCAACCCCGCCCTGCGCGACGCCGTGGACCGGGGGGTCATGGAGCGCCAGGCGCGCATCCACGAGACCATCGCCGCGCGCCGCGCCTTCGTGGAGGCCAAAGACTGGGCGCGCCCGGTCGTGTGGGAGAACAACTTCGACACTGAGGCGGACGCCGCACGGTTCGTCTCCGCGGGCAACGCCCTTGAAGTGGCGGACGGCTTCCTGAACATTCAGGGGCGCGGCCACACCCACGCCTTCCTCGAGTTCCCCCTGGACGCGGAGGTCTCCGGCTTCGAGGTGCGCCTGCTCCCGGACACGGACCAGGGCATGTCCTGGGGGCCCGGCATGGCGCTCGTGCTGGAAAACGGCGCCCGCATCCGCGCCAACGCCCGCTCCGACGGACGCTTCCAGGGCGTTGTCTGGGACTCGGAATTCCTCGCGGGCGACAACGACCCGAAGCGCTGGGTCCAGCTCCGCGTCCGCTGGGAGGGCACCCGCGGCGTGATGGAGCACAGCCACGACGGCGTCCACTACACCCCCTACGCCGACTTCCCCATGCGCGCGGGCGTTCCAAAGGCGGCGCGCATCCTCATCGGCAAAACATCCCCCATCGCAAAACCCGAGGACAACAAGGACGACGCGGGCCTGCCCGGCGCATGCCGCATTGACTGGGCCCGCGTCTACGGCAAATAAGCCCCGTATCACACCTGTTGGCTGGGGTTGCCACCTGCCCTGCGTCCACCCCGTCGGTGTGCGTTTTTCGTGTCCACTCCGTCCACGCTGTCCACTCCGTCCACGCTGTCCACTCCGTCCACGCTGTCCACTCCGTCCACGCTGTCCACTCCGTCCATTCCGTCCACTCCGTCCACTCCGTCCACGCTGTTCACTCCGTCCACGCTGTCCATACGTCCCATACGTCCCATACGTCCCATGATTTGCCGCTACCAACCCAGTTCCAAGTGCCGTTTTAGGATTACAACGCATTCTTCGCAAATGCTAAAAATGTCGAATTCTGTCAATAACGTGTTTTAGGCCATTTCTCGCGCCGGGGATTGACATTTTCCAGATGCCATGCTATAGTCTGCCCTGTTCTTGGGGTGGGAACTGCACTGGGCCGACGAAGTATATAAGCGGCGTGGTGTGGGACACGCCGTGCCGGAGTTGGACACGGTTTGTCCCTGCCGCGTGAATCTTAAGGAAACAGAGGCTGGCGCCTGTGATAAAAACTTGGACAGTGATGCTGATCCCGCACGGTCGGGGCGGCACCCGCACGCTGACGGTGTGCAACCTCCATTTTTGGAGCCTGGCCGCCGTGCTCGTGGCCCTCAGTTTCACCGCCTCCTTCTTTTACCAGCGAAACGCCGAATTGTCACAGCGCGCCGAACTGTTGCGCCAGGCAAACCGGGCCCTCGAAATCGAGAACGCGCGGGTCCAGAACATCCCCGCCGCGCCCGCCGGCCCCACCCGCGATGAAATCCGGCAGGTCGAGACCCGTCTCCGCGCCGAGTATGAGGCCAGCATTTCGGCCATCACCGCCGAACTCAGCGACCTCTACGACATGGAGACCAAGGCCCGAAACATCACCGGACTCGCGCCGCGCACGCCCCAGCCCGCGGCGGCCCCCTCGGTCGCGGTCTCCGGCAAGGGCGGCGGACCCGGCGGCATCGGCCTCGCCATGGCCGACCCCAAAACCGAGCGGTTCCAGCCCCCCTGCGTCATCTACGGCATGGCCCGGCCCTCCGCCGACCTCATCGTCCAGGAAATCCGCCTGCGCACCCAGAGCCTCGGCGACCTGGTCACCGACATGGGCGCCCACCTGGACCGCATCGAGCGCATGCCCGCCGGCTGGCCCGTCGCGCGCGGCCAGGGCCGCATCACCTCCACCTTCGGCCACCGCCTCGACCCCTTCACGCGCCGCGTGAGCCGCCACAACGCCATAGACATCTCCGCGAGGCACGGCGCCCCCATCGTGGCCACCGCCAAAGGCGTCGTGCGCGAGGCGGAGTACGCAAACTACTTCGGCAACATGGTCGTCATAGACCATGGCAACGGCGTCCGCACCCTCTACGCCCACCTCTCCGCCATCGGCGTGAAACCCGGCCAGACCGTGGCCCGGGGCGAGGTCATCGGCCGCCTCGGCAGCACCGGACGCAGCACGGGACCGCACGTCCATTACGAGGTCCATGTCAACGGCCGCCCGGTGAACCCGGCGCAATACCTCTCGAAGTGACCTCCCCGCATGCTTGACCCCCGCAAACCAAAGACCCCCTACAACGAGAACCGCGTGGTGACCGTCCTCGGGCCGGGAACCGTGGTCTCAGGCGGCGTCCGGTCCAAAGGCACCGTCCGCGTCGAGGCTTTTGTCGAGGGGGACGTCTCCAGCGAAGACTGCGTCGTCCTCCTTGATTCCGGACGGGTCAAGGGCAACGTCAGCGCGGGCCGGGTAATTGTCGGCGGGGAAATCCACGGAAACGTCACCGCCGCCGAGCGCATCGAAATCACCCAGACCGGCCGCGTCACCGGCGACCTCTGCGCGCCGCGCATCAGCATCCACGAGGGGGTCCTCTTCGAGGGGCGCTGCGTCATGAAACCCGCCCCCCAAAATCCCTGATACAGCGCATTAACCTCCGCCCGCCCCCCACACCTGCTTACCATTGTCAATTGTCCACTGTCACTTGTCAATTGTCATGCGCGCCCGCAGCACATAAAACGCCCCCTCCCCGCGCAGCACCACCGTCGTCCGCCCCTGGCCGTCCAGGTCCGCCCGGAACACCAGCCCCTCCGCCGGCCCCGGCAGCGTGAACCGCTCCACCGCCCCCGGCGCCGCCCCCGTCACGTCCACCATCCACACCCAGAACGCGTCCGGCGCGGGCGAAAAGCCCAGGTCCGCGCGCCCGTCCCCGTTGAAGTCGGCCACCATGAGGTGCCGCAGGGGCGCGGCCCCGCCCCCCGCCGCGTCAAGCAGCCACGGCACGGGCACGCCCGCCTCCAGCATCGCGGCGGGGCGCACCGTGTGCCGTCCCCGGACGGGTTCAAAGAGGTGCGCCCCCAGCCGCACCGGCCAGTCTCCCCCGGTGAGTGCCCGGCTCACGGCCCCCACAGTCGGCGCGGGCGGGGTGGCGTTCCAAAAAACCAGGTCCGTGTGCCCGTCCTGGTTGAAATCCGGCGCGGGGTCGCCCAGGGCCAGGGCGAAGCCGGGATACCGGCGCGGCTGGGACAGGCGCAGTTCCCGGCCCTTGCCCGCGTCCGGCGCCGCCGCCCGGCGCACGCTCACCAGCGTCTCCCGGTCCCCGTCCGGCGAGTGGGCGAAATAGACCCGCTCGTCCGGAGACTCACCCCCGGTGCGCAGCGGCAGCCATGGCCAGGTCTCCACCGCACCCGCCGCCACGGTTGGGCTTTGAAGGCCGGGCACGGACCGCACCAGCGGCCCGACGGGGTCCACCGGCATCAGGTCGCGGGGAAGCTCCGGAATATAGGCCTGGCTCCGGCTCACACGGATTTCAAGGGAGTCCGCCGGGCCGACGCGCGGCGGCTCCACCGCCAGCGCCGTGAAGGGCTGGCCGAAACTGACCCGTTGCGCCGCGTCCGGGCCGATGGGGTGGCTTTCCACCACAACCCCGGCCGCCGTGCGCAGTTCCAGGTTCTCCTCCGTCGGCAGGGCCAGCAGCGGACGCCCGTCACGCGTCACCACCAGCACAAACGGGAATGCGCGCGGCGAGGGCGCGGAAAGCCGCGTGGCAAGCGTGAACAGCACCTCCGACGCGCCCCCGAGCGCCGGGTCCAGCGGATGCCGGAGTATCTGCTCGCCCCGAACCGCCACCAGCTCCGGCAGCCCGTCCCCGTCCAGGTCCCCGACATCCACCGCCGAAACCCCCGGCTCGAGCGGGACCGACCACGCCCCCGAAGGCGTGCCCTCGGGATACACCGTGATGCGGTCCCCGTCTATCACATACAGGTCGCCGCCGCCCCGCCCGTTCGCGTCCGCGACAAAGCACGCCGCGTCCTCCCGCGCATACGGCAGCGCGTGCACGTCCAGCAGCGCGGCCCACCCGGCCAGCGCGGCGAGAAGCAGTCCGGCGCTCATGGCGTGCCCCCCCCCGAATAATGCACCGTGACGTCCGGCGCGTCGGAGGGCCCGGACACCACCAGGTCCGACCGCCCGTCCCCGTTCACGTCGGCCACGGTCACCCGCGACCCCTGCGGCACCGCCACCACCGTGTCGGGCCTGTCGGACGCCTTCCAGCCCCGGACCAGATGGACCGCCGCCCGGTCCTCCCGGTCGCGCACCAGCACATCGCGGAACCCGTCCCCGTCGAAGTCCCCGGCAAGACTGACCAGCTCCGCCGCCTGGTACTGCCTGAACCGGGGCG from Candidatus Hydrogenedentota bacterium carries:
- a CDS encoding dephospho-CoA kinase — its product is MKLYGLTGGIGSGKSEAARLFREQGIPVLDADQIGHAALLPGGAARDAVAREFGPSVLDAEGQIDRATLAERVFADPAARARLNALTHPAIFAEIARQAGEWAGRGVPAGLVEAALLGEDGKVPPTLSGLVLVSAPAEVRLARLTTLRGMDREDALRRIASQRDPEEKRSIARWVLDNSGDVAALREQVVRVAGELSQSAE
- a CDS encoding peptidoglycan DD-metalloendopeptidase family protein; the encoded protein is MLIPHGRGGTRTLTVCNLHFWSLAAVLVALSFTASFFYQRNAELSQRAELLRQANRALEIENARVQNIPAAPAGPTRDEIRQVETRLRAEYEASISAITAELSDLYDMETKARNITGLAPRTPQPAAAPSVAVSGKGGGPGGIGLAMADPKTERFQPPCVIYGMARPSADLIVQEIRLRTQSLGDLVTDMGAHLDRIERMPAGWPVARGQGRITSTFGHRLDPFTRRVSRHNAIDISARHGAPIVATAKGVVREAEYANYFGNMVVIDHGNGVRTLYAHLSAIGVKPGQTVARGEVIGRLGSTGRSTGPHVHYEVHVNGRPVNPAQYLSK
- a CDS encoding polymer-forming cytoskeletal protein; the protein is MLDPRKPKTPYNENRVVTVLGPGTVVSGGVRSKGTVRVEAFVEGDVSSEDCVVLLDSGRVKGNVSAGRVIVGGEIHGNVTAAERIEITQTGRVTGDLCAPRISIHEGVLFEGRCVMKPAPQNP
- a CDS encoding alginate export family protein, with the translated sequence MANRRLFIAGVLMLCMVLPAVAELSQVEVGGQLRIRGNYISNMIAMPAPLVHYGPLSTLRRPIGGPFAPVVGSIVDWDNSGNDYSAVEQRTRLHVKASFTEDVTAFIELDSYDIWGEDFRSNYLTGADGRANTGDDVELFQAYIDAKNLWGTPLSLRVGRQELAFGSQWLVGTRDFAFLITGISFDALRLTYTGESFSVDAWAAKLQETIGDFGEDDVDFYGVYASCTAVEGHTFDAYWMLLNDDTVAKADTHLNTVGVRGAGHFGALDYDAEVAYQFGSADAYGFLAGDRSADFDNFGAKLDVGYAIDTVWTPRVFVSGRYYGGEDNRDISFVDWVNPWYRPNASVNFNRLFSNEIAAGFVDLLNDLSNAWFGRVGVMFAPFEKVRSILAVTYFESLEEFDRPVMPVFTWWTRSNDKDLGWELTFFHEYHYSEDLVFEFGWDHLFTGDGLAQGNYSAWNGTILNGGSDDDDADYVYAGCRINF
- a CDS encoding VCBS repeat-containing protein produces the protein MSAGLLLAALAGWAALLDVHALPYAREDAACFVADANGRGGGDLYVIDGDRITVYPEGTPSGAWSVPLEPGVSAVDVGDLDGDGLPELVAVRGEQILRHPLDPALGGASEVLFTLATRLSAPSPRAFPFVLVVTRDGRPLLALPTEENLELRTAAGVVVESHPIGPDAAQRVSFGQPFTALAVEPPRVGPADSLEIRVSRSQAYIPELPRDLMPVDPVGPLVRSVPGLQSPTVAAGAVETWPWLPLRTGGESPDERVYFAHSPDGDRETLVSVRRAAAPDAGKGRELRLSQPRRYPGFALALGDPAPDFNQDGHTDLVFWNATPPAPTVGAVSRALTGGDWPVRLGAHLFEPVRGRHTVRPAAMLEAGVPVPWLLDAAGGGAAPLRHLMVADFNGDGRADLGFSPAPDAFWVWMVDVTGAAPGAVERFTLPGPAEGLVFRADLDGQGRTTVVLRGEGAFYVLRARMTIDK